A stretch of Gadus macrocephalus chromosome 17, ASM3116895v1 DNA encodes these proteins:
- the si:dkey-19b23.7 gene encoding uncharacterized protein si:dkey-19b23.7 — protein MSSKREREQKRKLQHFLTDLALLGSLQGFRYFQPWLRGKEELLLTVVNEDPGRRSPGFVVSRASSGSSAASSTDCSPSSSSVSVEEGDGGDTRPGTPGEICASRSAEAQRDGRGGPTCEDHLLPASPSEREMAVPEVNCTLFLLAGYAKYGRPYAWIRSNHERLVNIGGVDSMVRDTPMKLRSITDWQTQEVRIWDVVNELVGLCTNPSPSNPFALDVRYVQNLPLPERFLVSGALLNFLETYVVHGNKDELHYDRVVEEVKPLRRLHVQSLLEWQKSRTGTGPLSPPTMHQSFSVQPSPLQL, from the exons ATGAGCAGC AAACGTGAGCGGGAGCAGAAGCGAAAACTGCAGCACTTCCTGACTGACCTGGCGCTGCTGGGGTCTCTGCAG GGCTTCAGGTACTTCCAGCCGTGGCTGCGCGGGaaggaggagctgctgctgacGGTGGTGAACGAGGACCCG GGGCGTCGCTCTCCGGGCTTCGTCGTGTCTCGGGCCTCCTCGGGCTCCTCCGCCGCCAGCAGCACCGACTGctcccccagcagcagctccgtcagcgtggaggagggggacggcGGGGACACCCGGCCCGGGACCCCCGGAGAGATCTGCGCGTCGAGGAGCGCCGAGGCCCAACGCGACGGACGCgg gGGTCCCACCTGTGAAGACCACCTTCTCCCAGCCTCGCCCAGCGAGCGAGAGATGGCCGTGCCA GAAGTCAACTGCACTCTGTTCCTATTGGCCGGCTATGCCAAGTACGGCCGGCCCTACGCCTGGATCCGGTCCAATCACGAGCGCCTGGTGAACATCGGGGGCGTGGACTCAATGGTCCGGGACACGCCCATGAAGCTCCGGTCCATCACCGACTGGCAGACCCAAG AGGTCCGTATCTGGGATGTGGTCAACGAGCTGGTGGGCCTGTGCACTAACCCGTCGCCCTCCAACCCCTTCGCCCTGGACGTGCGCTACGTTCAAAACCTTCCCCTCCCCGAGAGGTTCCTGGTGTCGGGGGCACTTCTCAACTTCCTGGAGACGTACGTGGTCCACGGGAACAAAGACGAGCTGCACTATGACCGAG tggtggaggaggtgaagccgCTGAGGCGTCTCCACGTCCAGTCCTTACTGGAGTGGCAGAAGTCCAGAACCGGCACCGGACCCCTCAGCCCTCCCACAATGCATCAGTCCTTCAGCGTCCAGCCGTCCCCACTCCAGCTCTGA
- the si:dkey-19b23.8 gene encoding uncharacterized protein si:dkey-19b23.8 isoform X2 yields the protein MKLLPDTISVSHYTASLKERWTCTGSPPELDPADPPSSPAPPATATPPGLRRVMSLGSFHLMQTLKNSPAALRRRFGRDRTETLSHGDPLFKVHYLGTEKIFSLDRGQAQDAIGRLLEAAASGRKLAKEHALVVRPRYVEVKELSTGRQLTKTYLQDIAYCAADATRPNVFLYICKQPGQQLHCRVFWCSRAERARDMTACLAHSFQRALSDWQQDGPVPVQLPPGPGGEGPKGDETQGSPGVRAKSSTLPPSLGKVHWRKRGSVSRSPLRAITRRGSASETWN from the exons ATGAAACTGTTGCCAG ataCGATCAGTGTGAGCCACTACACCGCCTCTCTGAAGGAGCGCTGGACGTGCACCGGGAGCCCCCCGGAGCTGGACCCCGCCGACCCCCCCTCTAGCCCCGCCCCGCCGGCCACGGCCACGCCCCCCGGGCTGCGGCGCGTCATGTCGCTGGGCTCCTTCCACCTCATGCAGACGCTGAAGAACTCCCCGGCCGCGCTGCGCCGCCGCTTCGGCCGCGACCGCACGGAGACGCTGTCCCACGGCGACCCGCTCTTCAAGGTGCACTACCTGGGCACGGAGAAGATCTTCTCCCTGGACCGCGGGCAGGCGCAGGACGCCATCGGCCGGCTGCTGGAGGCGGCCGCCAGCGGCAGGAAGCTGGCCAAGGAGCACGCGCTGGTGGTGCGGCCGCGCTAcgtggaggtgaaggagctgAGCACGGGCCGCCAGCTCACCAAGACCTACCTGCAGGACATCGCCTACTGCGCCGCCGACGCCACGCGGCCCAACGTCTTCCTCTACATCTGCAAGCAGCCGGGCCAGCAGCTGCACTGCCGCGTGTTCTGGTGCAGCCGCGCCGAGCGCGCCCGCGACATGACCGCCTGCCTGGCGCACTCCTTCCAGCGGGCGCTGAGCGACTGGCAGCAGGACGGGCCCGTCCCCGTCCAGCTGCCCCCGGGGCCGGGCGGGGAGGGGCCGAAGGGGGACGAGACGCAAGGCAGCCCCGGCGTCCGGGCCAAGAGCAGCACGCTGCCCCCCAGCCTGGGGAAAG TGCACTGGAGGAAGAGGGGCTCGGTGTCCCGCAGCCCGCTGAGAGCCATCACCCGGCGGGGGTCCGCCTCGGAGACCTGGAACTGA
- the si:dkey-19b23.8 gene encoding uncharacterized protein si:dkey-19b23.8 isoform X1 produces MKLLPDTISVSHYTASLKERWTCTGSPPELDPADPPSSPAPPATATPPGLRRVMSLGSFHLMQTLKNSPAALRRRFGRDRTETLSHGDPLFKVHYLGTEKIFSLDRGQAQDAIGRLLEAAASGRKLAKEHALVVRPRYVEVKELSTGRQLTKTYLQDIAYCAADATRPNVFLYICKQPGQQLHCRVFWCSRAERARDMTACLAHSFQRALSDWQQDGPVPVQLPPGPGGEGPKGDETQGSPGVRAKSSTLPPSLGKVHWRKRGSVSRSPLRAITRRGSASETWNPAQKTPAQPLTARTDYRGWRGGWGGGGGGWRRTNQRTDGRTDGGCDLRAGVPCWSGSAAEAMIYFLSSHKVNSSVGVGPSLDPTRSLRATKWPHLRSHDPGQEPPAHDRL; encoded by the exons ATGAAACTGTTGCCAG ataCGATCAGTGTGAGCCACTACACCGCCTCTCTGAAGGAGCGCTGGACGTGCACCGGGAGCCCCCCGGAGCTGGACCCCGCCGACCCCCCCTCTAGCCCCGCCCCGCCGGCCACGGCCACGCCCCCCGGGCTGCGGCGCGTCATGTCGCTGGGCTCCTTCCACCTCATGCAGACGCTGAAGAACTCCCCGGCCGCGCTGCGCCGCCGCTTCGGCCGCGACCGCACGGAGACGCTGTCCCACGGCGACCCGCTCTTCAAGGTGCACTACCTGGGCACGGAGAAGATCTTCTCCCTGGACCGCGGGCAGGCGCAGGACGCCATCGGCCGGCTGCTGGAGGCGGCCGCCAGCGGCAGGAAGCTGGCCAAGGAGCACGCGCTGGTGGTGCGGCCGCGCTAcgtggaggtgaaggagctgAGCACGGGCCGCCAGCTCACCAAGACCTACCTGCAGGACATCGCCTACTGCGCCGCCGACGCCACGCGGCCCAACGTCTTCCTCTACATCTGCAAGCAGCCGGGCCAGCAGCTGCACTGCCGCGTGTTCTGGTGCAGCCGCGCCGAGCGCGCCCGCGACATGACCGCCTGCCTGGCGCACTCCTTCCAGCGGGCGCTGAGCGACTGGCAGCAGGACGGGCCCGTCCCCGTCCAGCTGCCCCCGGGGCCGGGCGGGGAGGGGCCGAAGGGGGACGAGACGCAAGGCAGCCCCGGCGTCCGGGCCAAGAGCAGCACGCTGCCCCCCAGCCTGGGGAAAG TGCACTGGAGGAAGAGGGGCTCGGTGTCCCGCAGCCCGCTGAGAGCCATCACCCGGCGGGGGTCCGCCTCGGAGACCTGGAA CCCCGCCCAGAAGACCCCCGCCCAGCCACTCACAGCACGGACAGATTATaggggatggaggggtgggtgggggggggggggggggggttggagaagGACAAACcaacggacggacggacggacggacggagggtGTGATCTGAGGGCTGGCGTTCCATGTTGGAGTGGGAGCGCTGCTGAAgctatgatttattttttgtcttCACACAAAGTGAACTCTTCCGTCGGGGTCGGGCCCTCGCTGGACCCCACGCGTTCCCTCCGCGCCACAAAATGGCCGCACCTGAGGTCACATGACCCCGGCCAGGAACCACCCGCACACGACCGACTTTGA